The following are from one region of the Actinopolyspora halophila DSM 43834 genome:
- a CDS encoding lipoate--protein ligase family protein — protein MDLLRGALETTDDQATEVGLAHALVRRVGRGEAGPAVRVYRPSAPVVAFGRRDTLRPGFDSALRAVREAGFTPVVRAPGGRAVAYTTNSLVVDHIGQDPGFLSGMDERFRGYAEMWAEVLRRRGVDARIGAVPGEYCPGEHSVNAGNRVKLVGTAQRMIRGAWLFSAVAVVDDAELLRPVLTEVYRRLDLPFDPESVGAVREEAPHASLDALEEAVITAYDERFGLVPTDVDNELLDEAGKLLDEHRPKTTEG, from the coding sequence GTGGACCTGCTGCGTGGAGCGCTCGAGACGACCGACGACCAAGCGACGGAAGTCGGGCTCGCACACGCGCTGGTGCGCCGCGTCGGACGTGGGGAGGCCGGACCCGCTGTTCGGGTGTACCGACCGAGCGCTCCCGTGGTCGCCTTCGGCAGGCGGGACACCCTGCGGCCCGGATTCGACTCCGCGCTCCGCGCCGTCCGCGAAGCCGGCTTCACCCCGGTGGTGCGCGCTCCGGGTGGTCGCGCCGTGGCCTACACCACCAACTCCCTGGTCGTCGATCACATCGGGCAGGACCCCGGTTTCCTGTCCGGCATGGACGAGCGTTTCCGCGGTTACGCCGAAATGTGGGCCGAGGTGTTGCGCCGGCGGGGCGTGGACGCCCGCATCGGCGCGGTCCCCGGCGAGTACTGCCCCGGTGAGCACAGCGTGAACGCCGGGAACCGGGTCAAGCTCGTCGGAACCGCCCAGCGGATGATCCGGGGGGCCTGGCTGTTCAGCGCGGTCGCCGTCGTCGACGACGCCGAGCTGCTGCGACCGGTGCTGACCGAGGTCTATCGCCGCCTCGACCTGCCTTTCGACCCGGAGTCGGTGGGGGCCGTCCGTGAAGAGGCACCGCACGCTTCCCTCGACGCGCTCGAAGAGGCCGTGATCACCGCCTACGACGAGCGTTTCGGCCTGGTTCCCACCGACGTCGACAACGAGCTCCTCGACGAGGCGGGCAAACTGCTCGACGAGCACCGCCCGAAGACCACGGAGGGCTAG